A portion of the Sabethes cyaneus chromosome 3, idSabCyanKW18_F2, whole genome shotgun sequence genome contains these proteins:
- the LOC128739221 gene encoding protein brunelleschi, which translates to MRSTVSYMLSQGPGDPIMAHPDYEQYHYHHGCLLILVRGIGPLKPRSLQRVFERIQRVNNIKIPDSSGITRDIWVRYIRDHPVENNDWGDFQTHRRLLGLITVGKFDNQNELNELCRVHESLKVKYTSTLFDSRCLLFGPAYEELHKLSSGSEDKKNATIESCFQTPSNFKSRAFFYPENDSCSNLETKISEFITSLYYILELKRLEKTREKIDKVPLLLAPFEKKDFVGLDLESRNNKKRCIGRMTKHLGDLTLQAGLVAESLNLFHSASETLRAISDSLWLGAAFEGLCAASAILLYPNFRYAMSIQRNSSLQENTSSSPQKFNLARSQALTNNSYNNGEVTGNSLNQKKTNMVINLASSETTSIPDKTSGSSNSSASSISSTFSTSSSSGGSTASGSSSSLTDSGTLVNKSVAAQKFPPNILQPDDIPARYREAIINYSKYRNAGIIETEAALKAARICIEQGKNLDVAMFLQNVLYINLNMSEQQRVRRFEVLTDLYQKIGYNRKAAFCQRLAAWRHVAVSNTNPDWGQSYRLMLESFSGHKLSLEPHEVLENNTGWPVLQIDLLQQLVGTARRLGQSALATRHMTFLLQTMWKHLNAHDQKEMALQLQNLASQCEGAPVPLVLENGTVIPPANLTDLPLCSQLLVKDLPSHMRPMKIVIAKVDQGPFLFTPIHFSSMDRRQAKDDSKISFNWVQHDVCEVNVKLTNPLPFELQVTDIRLLTTGVVFEAFPQTVMLQPNVLTTVSLHGTPIEKGELDIQGYSTHTLGVKSNCRLKHMLHRRLRHLPTHYQVNVIPALPKLELKTSLPQTATFSGMPNADCVTTSASITLYNGERGECVVTLTNTSNILIEYIDATFHSSMDANLQNRIFQLSTEELMSKLPIKPQESIDFKLVIYGEADFLGAVGTGQHGYQHSSHHDGINSAGPQSLTASHSGVGATTFSGGSGNPGSIPSRISSPTNTHRRNDPLTSSFRSSHSGHSSLATLSVGIATGHVPRQLEAQLRFRYSGGEGLQEGFCRQCAISFNVELLPSAQITNWDVLSAEIPSQFYLVLDVVNLTVQEMSLNYTSNKTILIEAKESCRVPVPVDRCPLERILAAMEHQQQSLNNGSLDIHPASILSGVGVTTSSAADTSDLTERVCSEHIAENVNLKWSLPGLDCNGVASLRGITLSPTMLDLVTVPPLQWEVKVDNQPVAPQSEVTCVTGQFMSLSIGICNLSASVLHQVQLSVQFYQDYQNGHHNYRLETRVTMTGPNHILIPSLNKDEKAFHECSVLFFTPGRFKADIQCRSLSSMGESLATAGPTTAAAVAASSSHVWRFIPPVEITVIDQ; encoded by the exons ATGAGATCGACTGTAAGCTATATGTTATCGCAAGGACCAGGAGACCCGATAATGGCGCATCCCGACTACGAGCAGTACCACTACCATCACGGCTGTCTGCTGATTCTGGTGCGTGGGATCGGTCCTTTGAAACCTCGGTCACTGCAGCGTGTTTTCGAACGAATCCAGCGGgtgaataatatcaaaattcctG ATTCGTCTGGTATTACGAGAGATATTTGGGTTCGCTACATACGAGATCATCCGGTGGAGAACAACGATTGGGGTGACTTTCAAACGCACAGGCGACTGCTGGGGCTGATTACTGTCGGAAAATTCGACAACCAAAATGAGCTTAATGAACTTTGTCGAGTTCACGAATCCCTTAAGGTAAAAtataccagtacactgtttgatTCAAGGTGTCTATTGTTTGGACCGGCCTATGAGGAGCTGCACAAACTCAGCAGCGGCTCGGAGGATAAAAAAAACGCGACAATAGAGAGCTGCTTTCAAACGCCGTCCAATTTCAAAAGTCGAGCCTTTTTCTATCCGGAAAATGACTCCTGCTCAAACTTGGAAACAAAGATTTCAGAATTTATCACCTCTCTGTACTATATTCTGGAACTGAAGCGTCTGGAGAAAACGCGGGAGAAGATTGACAAAGTGCCGCTGCTGTTGGCGCCGTTCGAAAAGAAAGATTTCGTAGGACTAGATCTGGAAAGTCGCAACAACAAGAAACGCTGCATCGGCCGGATGACGAAACATTTGGGAGATCTAACGCTGCAGGCCGGCCTGGTGGCCGAATCGCTGAACCTTTTTCATTCTGCGAGTGAAACTCTACGTGCCATAAGTGATTCTCTTTGGCTTGGAGCGGCCTTCGAAGGCCTTTGTGCCGCTTCTGCCATTCTGCTGTACCCTAACTTTCGCTACGCAATGTCGATTCAACGAAATTCTAGTCTCCAAGAGAATACCTCTTCCTCGCCGCAGAAGTTCAATCTTGCTCGCAGCCAAGCGCTCACTAACAATAGCTACAATAATGGCGAAGTGACCGGAAATAGCCTGAACCAGAAGAAAACTAATATGGTGATTAATCTGGCTAGTTCGGAAACGACGTCAATCCCAGATAAAACCTCCGGTTCTTCGAACTCGTCCGCTTCGTCTATCAGCTCAACGTTCTCGACTAGCTCCAGCAGCGGTGGAAGTACGGCCAGTGGAAGCTCCTCCTCGCTTACCGATTCCGGAACATTGGTGAACAAATCTGTAGCCGCTCAAAAGTTTCCCCCCAATATTTTGCAACCGGACGATATTCCTGCCCGGTATCGTGAAGCCATCATTAATTACAGCAAGTATCGTAACGCAGGAATAATAGAGACAGAGGCAGCTCTCAAAGCAGCTCGAATCTGTATTGAGCAGGGAAAAAATTTGGATGTTGCGATGTTTCTACAAAATGTTCTTTATATTAATTTGAATATGAGCGAGCAACAGCGAGTGCGGAGGTTCGAAGTGCTTACGGATTTGTACCAGAAGATTGGCTACAACCGTAAGGCGGCATTCTGTCAACGGTTGGCCGCCTGGCGTCACGTTGCTGTCAGCAATACAAATCCTGACTGGGGCCAGAGCTACCGGCTGATGTTAGAAAGCTTTTCCGGCCACAAACTGTCGTTGGAGCCACATGAAGTATTGGAAAATAATACCGGCTGGCCTGTGCTGCAAATCGATCTGCTTCAGCAGTTGGTTGGCACGGCCAGACGGTTGGGACAATCGGCACTAGCCACCAGGCACATGACATTCCTGCTGCAGACGATGTGGAAACATTTGAATGCACACGACCAGAAAGAAATGGCCCTGCAGTTGCAGAACCTTGCCTCCCAGTGCGAGGGTGCTCCGGTTCCGCTGGTACTGGAGAATGGAACCGTTATTCCACCGGCTAATTTAACCGATTTGCCGCTCTGCAGCCAGCTGCTGGTGAAAGACTTGCCCTCACATATGAGACCAATGAAG ATTGTAATAGCCAAAGTAGACCAGGGACCTTTTCTGTTTACTCCAATCCACTTCAGTTCGATGGATCGCCGCCAGGCGAAGGATGACAGTAAGATTTCCTTTAATTGGGTTCAGCATGACGTTTGTGAGGTCAATGTAAAGCTGACCAATCCGCTGCCGTTTGAGCTGCAGGTGACCGACATTCGGCTGCTAACGACGGGCGTTGTTTTCGAGGCATTCCCCCAAACGGTAATGCTGCAACCGAACGTACTGACTACGGTTTCTCTTCACGGAACTCCGATCGAGAAAGGAGAGCTGGACATTCAGGGCTACAGCACGCATACGCTGGGTGTTAAATCCAACTGCCGCCTGAAGCATATGTTGCACCGTCGACTGCGTCATCTGCCTACGCACTATCAAGTTAATGTAATACCCGCGCTTCCAAAGCTAGAACTTAAGACGAGCCTTCCTCAGACGGCAACTTTCAGCGGAATGCCCAATGCGGACTGTGTTACCACGTCTGCCAGTATCACGCTCTATAATGGTGAACGGGGAGAATGCGTCGTTACTTTAACCAACACGAGCAACATCCTGATCGAATACATTGACGCTACGTTTCATTCGAGCATGGACGCCAACCTACAAAATCGAATCTTTCAACTGTCGACGGAAGAGCTGATGTCCAAACTGCCAATTAAGCCGCAAGAGAGTATCGACTTTAAGCTGGTCATCTACGGGGAGGCAGATTTTCTCGGGGCCGTTGGGACGGGTCAGCATGGGTACCAGCATTCGTCGCATCATGACGGTATCAACAGTGCCGGACCGCAAAGTCTGACGGCATCGCACAGTGGAGTTGGAGCTACCACCTTCAGTGGAGGCAGCGGGAATCCTGGTTCCATTCCGAGTCGCATCAGTTCACCTACTAATACCCACAGGCGAAACGATCCGCTAACTTCGAGCTTTCGCTCGTCACACTCGGGTCACTCGTCGCTGGCAACGTTGAGTGTGGGGATCGCCACCGGGCATGTGCCGAGACAGCTTGAGGCACAGTTGCGCTTCAGATACTCCGGTGGAGAGGGTTTGCAGGAAGGTTTCTGCCGGCAGTGTGCGATTTCGTTCAACGTTGAATTGCTGCCGAGTGCGCAGATCACCAACTGGGACGTTTTGTCGGCGGAAAT TCCATCACAGTTCTATCTAGTGCTGGACGTGGTCAATCTAACGGTACAGGAGATGTCCCTCAACTACACCTCCAACAAAACAATACTCATCGAAGCGAAGGAAAGCTGCCGCGTTCCGGTACCGGTCGATCGGTGTCCGCTGGAACGTATCCTAGCGGCGATGGAACACCAACAGCAGTCGTTGAACAATGGCTCGCTGGATATTCACCCTGCTAGTATACTGAGCGGCGTCGGTGTGACCACTAGCAGTGCAGCCGATACGTCCGATCTAACCGAGCGGGTTTGCTCCGAACATATAGCGGAAAACGTAAATCTTAAATGGTCTTTGCCGGGGTTGGACTGCAACGGAGTTGCTTCACTAAGGGGAATTACCCTGTCGCCCACGATGCTGGACCTGGTAACGGTGCCACCGTTGCAGTGGG AGGTGAAAGTCGACAATCAACCGGTGGCTCCACAATCGGAGGTTACTTGCGTCACTGGTCAGTTCATGTCGCTTAGCATCGGAATCTGCAACCTGTCGGCTTCGGTTCTACACCAAGTGCAGTTGTCCGTTCAGTTCTATCAAGACTACCAGAATGGCCATCACAACTATCGACTGGAGACGCGAGTCACAATGACGGGACCGAATCA CATCCTAATCCCGTCACTGAACAAAGACGAAAAAGCATTCCACGAGTGTTCGGTACTGTTCTTTACACCGGGTCGCTTTAAGGCGGATATTCAGTGCCGTTCGCTCAGCTCGATGGGCGAAAGTTTGGCCACTGCTGGTCCTACCACAGCCGCCGCCGTCGCAGCATCCTCATCGCACGTCTGGCGGTTTATTCCTCCGGTTGAAATTACCGTCATCGACCAGTAA
- the LOC128742227 gene encoding protein HIRA homolog, with translation MKILQPNWVHHDEKSIFSIDVHPSGEKFSTGGQGNDSGRVVIWNMAPVVDEEAEKDPTVPKILCQMDNHLACVNCVRWSGSGTMLASCADDKLIMIWKKTAGGGSAFGSAKTAEHWRCIATLRGHAGDVLDLAWSPQDQYIASCSVDNTVIIWDAKEFPHIVQVMKGHTGLVKGVTWDPVGKFIASQSDDKTLKIWKTSNFSLFKTITDPFEECGGTTHILRLSWSPDGQYLVSAHAMNGGGPTAQIIERDGWKCDKDFVGHRKAVTCVRFHDAILKRMAPKTNKSQQYCCLAVGARDKSLSVWLTALQRPLVVVYDLFQDSILDLSWSHNGYILLACSSDGRVACLQFSEEELGKPLSEEDKNSLYQRMYGKDITLDLYTQSNKDMIIEYPDLLNATQTKLTVPTLIPQTPQSTAEKSTDNDQTKTISQAIAKPSTSMEVHRPIAKQIETKTVDGKRRITPVFIPLTDDTETPAAGIGQFSSSSASKSSIITVEKKTDLPSSESNATPSTVSAVDSLVEQTVKLDIRLKKRSPPPNRTDRLKDLPRLPSPEKSTEPSASTGQQTPVVSGKVTVLTGTVTKAFGDYRIQVGNGAIKTGYGALCRVVGHLLSIPRSDKKIWESVIGSPVVSLALSKKYVVFCSLDGSIRYLDIRTGSPVLPVLSLTSPVVQCTFSANCKLAGVLTENCTLRVWDMDEQSIFLNGSCRDIMGTSFATLLHISDNGVPFIVLANGSSFSYSKKLESWVITNSSDPVMRLGLFCSKPGPMVRNIKSFPLTTIQSFGNFPPTNLRNFLNCQNNTWEFTAQVAFIENQIKIAEMINSPTELKHWYLMLGFHLAQNGTEDKVRQVLDQLLGTTFQLPTSGPEASILGIPKATLLEEILNQLKTQSQWQRIYMEYSEQLKMRQMKDEETESSPTVS, from the exons ATGAAAATCCTGCAACCGAATTGGGTTCATCACGATG aaaaatccattttttccaTCGACGTCCACCCGAGTGGGGAAAAGTTCTCCACCGGCGGACAGGGCAACGATTCCGGTCGAGTCGTCATCTGGAACATGGCCCCCGTAGTGGACGAGGAGGCCGAAAAGGATCCCACCGTTCCGAAGATCCTTTGCCAAATGGACAACCACTTGGCATGCGTGAATTGCGTCCGGTGGAGCGGCAGCGGTACGATGCTGGCTTCCTGTGCCGACGATAAGCTGATTATGATCTGGAAGAAAACGGCCGGCGGAGGAAGTGCGTTCGGCTCGGCAAAAACGGCCGAACATTGGCGATGCATTGCGACGTTGCGAGGTCATGCCGGGGACGTGCTGGATCTGGCATGGTCACCGCAGGATCAGTATATCGCTAGTTGTAGCGTGGATAATACGGTTATCATTTGGGATGCTAAAGAGTTTCCCCATATTGTGCAGGTGATGAAGGGGCATACTGGGTTGGTGAAAGGTGTGACATGGGATCCGGTTGGGAAGTTTATTGCGTCCCAGAGTGATGATAAAACGCTTAAAATTTGGAAGACGTCCAATTTTTCGTTGTTTAAAACTATTACCGATCCTTTCGAGGAGTGCGGAGGAACGACGCACATTTTGCGCCTGTCATGGTCCCCTGATGGTCAGTATCTGGTGTCCGCCCATGCAATGAACGGAGGTGGGCCAACAGCGCAGATAATCGAGCGGGATGGGTGGAAGTGTGACAAAGATTTCGTTGGTCACCGGAAAGCGGTGACCTGCGTGAGGTTTCACGATGCGATATTGAAGAGGATGGCTCCAAAAACTAACAAATCTCAGCAATATTGCTGTTTGGCGGTTGGAGCTAGGGACAAAAGCTTGTCGGTTTGGTTGACGGCTTTACAGCGACCGCTAGTAGTGGTCTATGATCTCTTCCAGGATTCTATTTTGGATCTCAGCTGGAGTCACAATGGATATATTTTGCTGGCTTGTAGCAGTGACGGTCGTGTGGCTTGTCTGCAGTTTAGTGAAGAAGAACTGGGGAAGCCCCTTTCGGAGGAAGATAAGAACAGTCTTTATCAACGAATGTACGGGAAGGATATTACGCTAGATCTATACACACAGTCGAACAAAGATATGATTATCGAGTATCCGGATTTGCTCAATGCGACGCAAACGAAATTGACTGTTCCGACGCTGATTCCTCAAACGCCACAAAGCACAGCTGagaaatcaactgataacgatCAGACCAAAACTATTTCACAGGCAATAGCCAAGCCGTCGACAAGTATGGAAGTCCATCGACCGATTGCGAAGCAAATTGAGACAAAAACCGTGGACGGAAAGCGCAGAATTACACCCGTTTTTATACCATTAACGGACGATACTGAAACTCCGGCAGCCGGCATTGGTCAGTTCTCCAGCAGTAGCGCTAGCAAGAGCAGTATTATAACGGTTGAGAAGAAAACCGATTTGCCAAGTAGCGAAAGCAACGCTACTCCATCGACGGTCAGCGCTGTAGATAGTCTGGTAGAGCAAACCGTAAAACTAGACATTCGGTTAAAGAAACGGTCGCCTCCACCGAATCGAACCGACCGCCTTAAGGATCTTCCGCGTCTGCCGTCGCCGGAAAAAAGCACGGAACCGAGCGCGAGCACAGGTCAGCAAACACCCGTCGTATCGGGCAAAGTGACCGTCCTGACGGGAACGGTAACCAAAGCGTTCGGTGACTATCGGATACAGGTCGGAAATGGTGCCATCAAAACCGGATACGGAGCGCTTTGCCGGGTGGTCGGCCATCTGCTGAGCATTCCACGTTCGGATAAAAAAATTTGGGAGTCCGTTATCGGCTCACCGGTGGTTAGCCTTGCCCTGTCCAAGAAGTACGTTGTTTTCTGCAGCTTGGACGGCAGCATTCGCTACCTCGATATTCGAACCGGCTCGCCGGTACTGCCGGTGCTCAGCTTAACTAGTCCAGTGGTGCAGTGTACCTTT AGTGCCAATTGTAAACTGGCGGGCGTCCTGACGGAAAACTGTACGCTGCGAGTGTGGGATATGGATGAGCAAAGCATCTTTCTCAACGGTAGCTGTCGGGATATTATGGGAACTA GCTTCGCGACGCTCCTTCACATATCGGACAATGGTGTCCCATTCATAGTTCTTGCAAATGGATCGTCCTTTTCATAcagtaaaaagctggaaagctGGGTAATCACCAATTCGTCCGATCCAGTAATGCGACTCGGTTTGTTCTGCAGCAAACCCGGTCCAATGGTGCGAAACATTAAATCCTTTCCGCTTACCACCATCCAATCGTTTGGTAACTTTCCTCCCACGAATCTTAGGAATTTTCTCAATTG CCAGAACAACACCTGGGAGTTCACAGCTCAGGTGGCATTCAttgaaaatcaaatcaaaatagcGGAGATGATCAACTCCCCAACGGAACTTAAACATTGGTACCTGATGCTTGGCTTCCATTTAGCGCAAAACGGAACCGAAGATAAAGTGCGCCAAGTGTTGGATCAACTGCTTGGAACCACTTTTCAGCTGCCCACCAGTGGGCCCGAAGCCAGCATACTTGGAATTCCGAAAGCGACTCTGCTGGAGGAGATTCTCAATCAGCTGAAAACGCAGTCACAGTGGCAGCGGATCTATATGGAGTACAGCGAGCAGCTGAAGATGCGCCAAATGAAGGACGAGGAAACGGAGAGCAGTCCGACCGTAAGTTAG